ctattttttttccaaattgcaatggatggagtggtttgccatttccttctctagctcattttacaaataaggatactgagacaaacagggtaaagtgaatGGTCACAGAGCTTTTAAgattctgaggccaaatttgaactcatgaaggtatgaatttttgactccaggtctggaatTCTATCCACAGAAATACCAAGATGCTCCAATATTAGTATAATTAGCttatgttcattttcttttcattagagtGCAAAATAAATTTTCACAGATATATTCTGTAACAAAAGAGGGGGATAAAATGTTTGCAAGGAGGATTTAAttcaattattcttttttctgtaaTAGACtttaaattaactattttttaaatcacttgtACTCTAGTTTTTACCCAGCAGAACAAGTTTAAACTGCTTCACTATTCTGAAAGGCAGAGATAAATATCGGAATCCTTCAGAAACCTTTCCATATGTGCATTGCAAGGGATTTCATAATTCATTTTCCCTCTGGGGAACTGTCTCTAAATTATCCTCTTGAAATTAAGTCTCTGTGGATTGCAAACTGGTAATCAAAACAAATGTGTACACTCTCTGGGCATCTGGATGAAATTTTTTATGCTCTCCTGAGCCTTCTCCCCAACCCAAAAAATGGTACCAGTTCTATAATATACATGTCATGTGACAAATCATTTGAGTTTTTTATCTTTTAGACTTGGTGACAGAGAAGCTATAtgctgtatatataaatatatatatatataaatatatacagcatATAGCTTctctgccatatatatatatacatatatatatatatatattatctccctTGCTCAGATTAAAGATTTGTTATTATAGCCATTCTTTCtgttctttaatcttttttttcagttatcaCTCTGAAGAAAGGTTCTTTTTAAAGTTTGTCATATGCAactgttaagagagttttttcttaatttctccctttttctatttaagaggcaaggaagcaaaaaagatttctgagtaaTAGTCCCCCTGCTGAGCAATCTGTCAGTTGATGACAGTTAGGTGGGTGTGGCTGAGTTAGTTACAGCTGGCAATTGGAAAGGGGTTTTGGTCTCTGGGTTCCCTGGGGAAAGGAGTCTGTAGTTTGCTTTCCCTGGGACTGTTGGAGTCAGAGAAATGGATTCAAGGGCTTAAGAGCTTTATTGATTATTGAATATCTTGGGTAGattggtagatagatagtgggtaAATTATTAGAGTGGAAAGTTAGGCCAGAGGCTGGCTCTATCAGAGGGCACTGTCCTCAAAGGCAGATAGACttagggttttttagaaaaattCTACTTAGAATTTGAatcttaggtatagttataagctattataagattactcccacttccctcctttctatttttttatgtgTATTTCATAATAATAAGCAAAGCATTTTGTGTTAAAGAAACTTCTCTCCGGACTTCTGTTCAAACTCCTATcccaaaaatttaacccttcacacaaCACAATAGAATGATGGAATTAAGTTCTAAAtatattggggtggggggaagcaaAGCTTTACAGataaaatttgatttatttttctttaaagatataccaatttaaaaaatcagatcaaACCCTAAAATCTGGCTATTTTCAGCAGACAATAAAAACATCTAAATTATTCAGGAGATTTTTACTTCTAATGCATCAAAAATCTTGCCTGTGTTGCGGGAATGATAGAGTCatagataaatacatacatacatacatgcctatgtatatacataaaaagaTAAGAGTTTTACAGAATTATTAAAATCCCTAAACAATGATGGGATACTATAAAAGAACTTTGCACATTTTTTTACaagaaattcttaaaatatttccacaAGGTAAAATTTCTAATTAAGTATTGATGTGCACATGGAGAATATCCCTTATCTTGATATTAATATCCATTAACTTGATGACAGTTTCCTTTACTTCTTTGTTCCTGAGACTGTAGATTATGGGATTTAGCATGGGGATTATCACTGTATAAAACACAGAAGCCACTTTGAACATGACCTTAGAGTTTTGAGAGTTGGGCACACAATAAAGGACAAGGATAGTCCCATGAAAGATAGTGATTGCCATCAGGTGAGAGGCACAGGTAGAAAAGGCTTTACGTCTCCCACTAGATGAATTCATCCTCAATACAGTGATGAAAATGATTACATAAGAGGCCAGAATAATCAAAAGTGTACTCATACCATTAAAGGTGGCAGAGATGAAAAGCAGCATCTGGTTGAAATGTGTATCAGAACAAGAGAGAGTAAGCAGAGTTGAGAATTCACAGAAAAAGTGATTAATTGTGTTAGATCCATAAAATGATAAATGGATAGCAGAACATGTGAGTAGAAGGGAACAGACTGTGCCCCATGTATAGGATCCAGCTACCAAAAGTGCACAAATTTTCTGGGACATGACAACTGTATACAACAAAGGGTTGCAAATGGCCACAAAGCGATCATAGGCCATTACTGCCAGCAGGAAGGCCTCGGTCACCACAAAggtacaaaagaaagaaaattgtaccAAACACCCAGAGAAGGAGATGCTTCTGTCTTCTATGAGTAAATCTATCAACATCTTGGGAGCAATGATGGAGGAATAACAGAAATCCACAAAGGACAAGTGGCTGAGGAAAAAGTACATAGGAGTGTGAAGTTTGGGGTTGATTCGAATGATACCAATCATTCCCAAATTTCCCACCACAGTTATAGAATAtat
This DNA window, taken from Monodelphis domestica isolate mMonDom1 chromosome 6, mMonDom1.pri, whole genome shotgun sequence, encodes the following:
- the LOC100021052 gene encoding olfactory receptor 5D18-like, which encodes MVTSKGNHSSVATFVLLGFTDYPDLQVPLFLIFLIIYSITVVGNLGMIGIIRINPKLHTPMYFFLSHLSFVDFCYSSIIAPKMLIDLLIEDRSISFSGCLVQFSFFCTFVVTEAFLLAVMAYDRFVAICNPLLYTVVMSQKICALLVAGSYTWGTVCSLLLTCSAIHLSFYGSNTINHFFCEFSTLLTLSCSDTHFNQMLLFISATFNGMSTLLIILASYVIIFITVLRMNSSSGRRKAFSTCASHLMAITIFHGTILVLYCVPNSQNSKVMFKVASVFYTVIIPMLNPIIYSLRNKEVKETVIKLMDINIKIRDILHVHINT